In Sebaldella sp. S0638, the genomic stretch AAGCCTGTCTTATATTCAGGAAGTTACAGTGACTGGGTAAGCTATCCCGAAAATGAAGTGGAAAAATAATTTTTAAATATGAAGTCTTTTGCTTTTTGAAAGACTTTTTATTTTATAATTTAAAAACAGATCATTCATTCTAAAAAATTGATTTTATTGAGATTTTTTAATCAGTATATAATATATATATGATAAACTCAGTTGACATAATAAACTGAAATTTTATACCATGTTTTCAAAAAATCTATATTTTATATAGAGAGGTGATGATATGCTGGAAATACCGGAAAGTTTTAATCTTGCAAAACAATTGAATCAGACTGTAAAAGATAAAGTTATAAAAAATGTTATTGCTGCTCAGTCTCCACATAAATTTGCATTTTATTTTAATGATAATCCCAATGGTTATAATGCCCTGCTTTCAGGAAAGAAAATAGAGCATGCCGTTCCTGTGGCAGGACAGGTAGAAATCACTGCTGAAAATACACGAATTATATTTACAGACGGAGTAAATGCAAGATACTTGGCACCTAATGAAAAAATCCCTGAAAAACACCAGCTTCTTATAGAGTTTTATGATAACTCACATATTGTCTGCACTGTTCAGATGTATGGTGTTCTTCACGCATTTATTCAAGGGGAAAATGATAATCCTTATTATCATATGGCGAAAGATAAACCGTCTCCTTTGTCAGAAGACTTTGATATCAAATATTTTGAAAAAATAGTGTCTGCTACAAAACCGACATTGTCAGCAAAAGCTCTTCTCGCCACGGAACAGCGCATTCCGGGTCTTGGAAACGGAGTATTACAGGATATTTTATTTATTTCGGGAATTAATCCTAAAACTAAAATAAAATTTCTTGATGATTCTGATATAAAAAAACTTTTCCAAAATATTAAGGAAGTATTAGCTAAAATGACTGAAAACGGAGGGCGTGACACAGAAAAAGATTTATTTGGAAATTACGGAAATTACAAAACTGTTTTATCTGCCAAAACTTATAAAGAGCCTTGTCCGGTTTGTAAAAACGCAGTTATGAAACAGGCTTTTCTCGGAGGGAATATTTATTTCTGCCCTGTATGTCAGCCTTTGAAAGTATAATAAAATTATAAATATTAAAGATATCAGGTAATATAATTAATTAGCTGCATATTTACGGAGGACTTTTATGATTATTGCAATGAGTATAGGAAACACAAATTTTGTACTGGGAACAAAAGAAAAAGACTATATGAATGTTACCAGATATCCTGTGGAATTTATCAAATCTGCCGAAGATTTCATGAAAATTATTACTGAAAATACAGATACCAAGAAGGTCAGCG encodes the following:
- a CDS encoding endonuclease VIII — encoded protein: MLEIPESFNLAKQLNQTVKDKVIKNVIAAQSPHKFAFYFNDNPNGYNALLSGKKIEHAVPVAGQVEITAENTRIIFTDGVNARYLAPNEKIPEKHQLLIEFYDNSHIVCTVQMYGVLHAFIQGENDNPYYHMAKDKPSPLSEDFDIKYFEKIVSATKPTLSAKALLATEQRIPGLGNGVLQDILFISGINPKTKIKFLDDSDIKKLFQNIKEVLAKMTENGGRDTEKDLFGNYGNYKTVLSAKTYKEPCPVCKNAVMKQAFLGGNIYFCPVCQPLKV